A window of Citrus sinensis cultivar Valencia sweet orange chromosome 7, DVS_A1.0, whole genome shotgun sequence contains these coding sequences:
- the LOC107176525 gene encoding disease resistance protein RPM1-like, with protein sequence MEELLNQLIEGPPQLSVVAVIDSYGFDKAVFAAEAYNSDYVKSYFHCHAWVSANLDPYVILDNILKIMMPQSALREIMGKGFRQRKTALHDYLKNKRYLIVLEDVLTNEVRKYLGEALPDRHNGSRVLAMLTSNEIFRGNEPIYLKKIGWLCLPYPYSDLVAISAIMGPYIDHKDENLQDELISSCTVSFLVYKLK encoded by the exons ATGGAGGAATTGTTAAATCAATTGATAGAGGGACCTCCTCAGCTTTCTGTGGTTGCAGTTATTGACAGCTACGGGTTCGACAAGGCTGTTTTTGCTGCAGAGGCTTACAACAGCGATTATGTGAAAAGTTATTTTCATTGTCATGCTTGGGTGTCCGCAAACTTGGATCCCTACGTAATTTTGGATAACATATTGAAGATTATGATGCCTCAATCTGCATTAAGGGAAATTATGGGTAAAGGTTTTCGACAAAGGAAAACTGCACTTCATGATTACCTCAAAAACAAGAGGTACTTGATTGTGCTTGAAGATGTACTTACAAATGAAGTGCGGAAGTATCTTGGAGAAGCACTTCCAGATCGTCATAATGGAAGTAGGGTATTGGCAATGCTCACTTCTAATGAAATCTTCAG AGGAAATGAACCAATTTACTTGAAAAAGATTGGGTGGCTCTGTTTGCCCTACCCATACAGTGATTTGGTAGCAATTTCTGCAATTATGGGACCATACATTGATcacaaagatgaaaatttacaagatGAACTCATATCTTCCTGCACGGTTTCATTTCTCGTTTACAAACTTAAATGA
- the LOC102624911 gene encoding phenylalanine N-monooxygenase-like, with amino-acid sequence MDFLFNLENIPTYESKLPFTTIIFVTLIALIAGFFKFNKVLPILGNRFAPGSFGTVAREKNKRQPLPPGPAPWPIVGNLPEMWRNKPTFKWIHGLMRELNTNICCIRLGNVHVIPVTSPEIALEFLKVNDSVFASRPLTMGTEYLSGGFLSITVVPWGQQWKKMRKVVSSHVLNSLRLHSLLVKRREEADDLVSFVYNQYFRNNVDSVINVRLVARRYCGNVIRKIMFSRRYFGEGKDSGGPGFQEEEHVESLFIVLNHIYSFILSDYIPWLRVLDLEGHERIVSDAMRTISKYHDPIIDERVRQWRCGKKKEAEDLLDAFISAKDENGKPWLSVPEIKAQCTELMVATVDNPSNAVEWAIAEMINQPDILKKATDEIDRVVGKGRLVQESDIPHLNYVKACLREAFRIHPVVPFNVPHVSTCDATIAGYFIPKGSHVLLSRQGLGRNPEVWEDPLKFKPERHINLADHHHQVELTEPELKFISFSRGRRGCMGVALGSEMTVMLLARLLHGFDWSVPSNEEKIDLAESKSDLFMAKPLHARAMPRLPAELYPA; translated from the exons AtggatttcctttttaatCTTGAAAATATTCCGACTTATGAATCTAAATTACCATTTACAACCATTATTTTTGTGACACTGATTGCTCTTATTGCTGGtttcttcaaatttaacaAAGTGTTGCCAATTCTAGGCAACAGATTTGCACCAGGATCATTCGGCACTGTTGCAAGG GAAAAAAACAAGCGGCAACCTCTCCCTCCAGGCCCAGCTCCGTGGCCAATTGTCGGAAACCTTCCAGAAATGTGGAGAAACAAGCCAACTTTCAAGTGGATTCATGGTCTCATGAGAGAACTGAACACGAACATTTGTTGCATCCGTCTAGGAAATGTTCATGTTATCCCAGTGACTTCGCCAGAAATTGCCctagaatttttaaaagttaatgaCTCAGTTTTTGCATCAAGGCCCCTTACAATGGGGACAGAGTACCTCAGCGGTGGATTCTTGTCAATAACAGTTGTGCCGTGGGGACAGCaatggaagaaaatgagaaaggtGGTATCTTCTCATGTGTTAAATTCATTAAGACTTCACTCTTTACTCGttaagagaagagaagaagcTGACGATCTTGTTAGCTTCGTTTATAATCAATACTTTCGCAATAACGTTGATTCTGTCATAAATGTAAGACTTGTAGCTCGTCGTTATTGTGGAAACGTGATTAGGAAAATCATGTTTAGCAGGAGGTATTTTGGTGAAGGAAAAGATAGTGGAGGACCAGGATTTCAAGAAGAAGAGCACGTTGAATCACTCTTTATTGTACTTAACCACATCTACTCTTTCATTCTATCAGATTACATTCCTTGGCTGAGAGTGTTAGATTTAGAAGGCCATGAAAGGATTGTAAGTGATGCTATGAGAACGATCTCCAAGTATCACGATCCGATTATAGATGAGAGGGTTCGACAATGGAGATGTGGGAAGAAGAAGGAGGCTGAGGACCTGCTTGACGCCTTCATTTCAGCGAAGGATGAAAATGGGAAGCCATGGTTATCAGTCCCCGAGATCAAAGCCCAATGCACG GAATTGATGGTTGCAACAGTGGACAATCCTTCAAATGCAGTGGAATGGGCAATAGCAGAGATGATCAATCAGCCTGATATCCTCAAAAAGGCAACAGACGAAATAGACAGGGTTGTTGGAAAAGGGAGACTTGTTCAAGAATCAGACATCCCCCATCTCAACTACGTCAAGGCTTGTTTAAGGGAAGCTTTTCGCATTCATCCCGTTGTACCATTTAACGTACCTCATGTCTCAACATGTGACGCCACAATTGCTGGGTACTTCATTCCAAAAGGCAGTCATGTTTTGCTAAGCCGACAAGGGCTCGGTCGGAACCCCGAAGTTTGGGAAGATcctttaaaattcaaaccagAACGCCATATTAATTTGgcagatcatcatcatcaagttGAGCTCACCGAACCagaattaaaattcatttcatttagTAGAGGAAGACGTGGTTGCATGGGCGTGGCACTTGGGTCTGAGATGACTGTAATGTTATTGGCAAGACTTCTTCATGGATTTGATTGGAGCGTGCCATCGAACGAGGAGAAAATTGATTTAGCAGAGTCGAAATCTGATCTCTTTATGGCTAAACCCTTGCATGCACGTGCAATGCCTCGTTTGCCTGCTGAGCTATACCCGGCCTAA